In Meiothermus ruber DSM 1279, the following proteins share a genomic window:
- the rpsS gene encoding 30S ribosomal protein S19: MPRSLKKGVFVESHLLEKVEAMNAKGEKRVIKTWSRRSTIVPEMIGHTLAVYNGKQHVPVYITEQMVGHKLGEFSPTRTYRGHSKEAKTAKK; encoded by the coding sequence ATGCCACGTAGCTTGAAAAAAGGAGTTTTTGTGGAAAGCCACCTGCTGGAAAAAGTCGAGGCGATGAACGCCAAAGGCGAAAAGCGGGTGATCAAGACCTGGAGCCGTCGGAGCACCATTGTGCCCGAGATGATCGGCCATACCCTGGCGGTTTACAACGGCAAGCAGCACGTGCCGGTTTATATAACTGAGCAGATGGTCGGGCACAAGCTGGGCGAGTTCTCGCCTACCCGTACCTACCGCGGCCACAGCAAAGAGGCCAAGACCGCCAAGAAGTAA
- the rplN gene encoding 50S ribosomal protein L14 — protein sequence MIQQETVLEVADNTGARKIACIRVMGGHYRKYASVGDVIVASVKEAIPRGMVKEGDVVKAVVVRTAKEIRRQDGSSIRFDTNAAVIINQQNEPRGTRVFGPVARELRERGFMKIVSLAPEVL from the coding sequence GTGATACAGCAGGAAACCGTGCTGGAAGTCGCCGACAATACCGGCGCTCGTAAGATTGCCTGTATCCGGGTGATGGGCGGGCACTACCGCAAGTACGCCAGTGTGGGTGATGTAATTGTGGCCTCGGTGAAGGAAGCCATCCCCCGGGGCATGGTCAAGGAAGGTGATGTGGTTAAGGCGGTGGTGGTGCGTACGGCCAAGGAGATCCGCCGGCAGGACGGTTCCTCCATCCGCTTCGATACCAACGCCGCGGTGATCATCAACCAGCAAAACGAGCCTCGAGGCACCCGTGTTTTTGGGCCGGTGGCCCGCGAGCTGCGCGAGCGCGGCTTTATGAAGATTGTTTCACTAGCCCCTGAGGTGCTCTAA
- the rpsJ gene encoding 30S ribosomal protein S10 — protein sequence MPKIRIKLRGFDHKSLDASAAKIVETARRSGAQVSGPVPLPTRIRRFTVLRSPFKHKDSREHFELRTHNRLVDISDPTPKTIEGLRNLDLPTGVEIELKMLGGR from the coding sequence ATGCCAAAGATTCGCATCAAACTTCGGGGCTTCGACCACAAGAGCCTGGATGCTTCGGCGGCCAAGATCGTGGAGACGGCCCGCCGCAGCGGGGCGCAGGTTTCCGGCCCGGTGCCGCTGCCAACCCGTATCCGTCGTTTTACCGTGCTGCGGAGCCCCTTTAAGCACAAAGACAGCCGAGAACATTTTGAACTGCGCACCCATAACCGACTGGTGGATATTTCCGATCCCACCCCCAAGACCATCGAGGGGTTGCGCAACCTCGACCTGCCCACCGGTGTCGAGATTGAGCTCAAGATGCTAGGAGGCCGCTAA
- the rplE gene encoding 50S ribosomal protein L5, producing MPLEVALKKRYLEEIRPELMKRFGYDNIMAVPRLVKIVVNQGLGEAKEDSRILEKAGKELAAITGQQPAITRAKKSISNFKLRQGMPIGLRVTLRGDRMWIFAEKLIHIALPRIRDFRGVNPGAFDGRGNYNLGLREQSIFPEITYDMVDAVRGMDIAVVTTAKTDEEAKALLELLGFPFRK from the coding sequence ATGCCACTGGAAGTTGCCCTCAAGAAACGTTATCTGGAAGAAATTCGCCCCGAGCTGATGAAGCGCTTTGGCTACGACAACATCATGGCGGTGCCCCGCCTGGTGAAAATCGTGGTCAACCAAGGTCTGGGCGAGGCCAAGGAAGATAGTCGAATTCTGGAAAAAGCTGGTAAGGAACTGGCCGCCATCACCGGACAGCAACCGGCCATCACCCGTGCCAAAAAGTCGATCTCGAACTTCAAATTGCGCCAGGGCATGCCCATCGGTTTGCGGGTTACGCTGCGGGGTGACCGTATGTGGATTTTCGCCGAAAAGCTAATTCACATTGCCCTGCCCCGCATCCGCGACTTCCGCGGCGTCAACCCCGGTGCTTTTGATGGTCGTGGGAACTACAACCTGGGCCTTCGGGAGCAGTCCATCTTTCCTGAGATCACCTACGATATGGTGGATGCCGTGCGCGGTATGGATATCGCGGTGGTTACCACGGCTAAAACCGATGAGGAAGCCAAAGCCCTGCTCGAGCTGCTCGGCTTCCCGTTCCGCAAGTAG
- the rplV gene encoding 50S ribosomal protein L22 → MATARYVRMSPRKVRLVVDLIRGKKLEEARAILKYTPHRASEVVAKVLESAAANGMNDDRKNMIEDQIYVKAAYVDEGPAIKRVLPRARGSANMIKKRTSHITIIVGEKNG, encoded by the coding sequence ATGGCCACAGCCCGCTACGTCCGCATGTCGCCGCGAAAAGTGCGCCTGGTGGTAGACCTGATCCGGGGTAAGAAGCTCGAGGAAGCCCGGGCCATCCTCAAATACACCCCCCACCGGGCTTCGGAAGTGGTAGCCAAGGTGCTCGAGTCGGCCGCGGCCAATGGCATGAACGACGACCGCAAAAACATGATCGAAGACCAGATCTATGTCAAGGCGGCCTATGTGGACGAGGGCCCGGCCATCAAGCGGGTGCTGCCTCGAGCCCGCGGTAGTGCCAACATGATTAAGAAACGTACCAGCCACATCACCATCATCGTGGGGGAGAAAAATGGGTAA
- a CDS encoding 50S ribosomal protein L23 translates to MKTPHDVIIQPVLSEKAYSRFADGVYTFWVHPKANKTEIANAVEAAFKVKVVRVNTQNVLGKHKRLGRFMGKRPDRKKAIVTVAPGQKIEALEGLI, encoded by the coding sequence ATGAAAACGCCCCACGATGTGATCATTCAACCCGTTTTGTCGGAGAAGGCCTATAGCCGGTTTGCTGATGGGGTCTATACCTTCTGGGTACACCCCAAGGCCAACAAGACCGAGATTGCCAACGCTGTGGAGGCCGCCTTCAAAGTTAAGGTGGTGCGGGTCAATACCCAGAACGTACTGGGCAAGCACAAGCGCCTGGGCCGCTTTATGGGTAAGCGCCCCGACCGCAAGAAAGCCATCGTGACGGTGGCACCTGGTCAGAAGATTGAAGCCCTGGAAGGACTGATCTGA
- the rpsH gene encoding 30S ribosomal protein S8: MLSDPIADMLTRIRNGVQVYKESVDVPASKFKEQIASILVKEGFLKGMERIEVGGKPFLRLTLKYGPRREQVIKHIRRVSRPGRRVYVTAENVPNVRRGLGLAIVSTSKGLLPDREARKLGVGGEVICEVW; this comes from the coding sequence ATGCTTAGTGATCCGATCGCTGATATGCTGACCCGGATTCGTAACGGAGTCCAGGTCTACAAGGAGAGCGTGGATGTGCCTGCTTCCAAGTTTAAGGAGCAGATCGCCAGCATCCTTGTGAAAGAAGGTTTTCTCAAAGGGATGGAGCGTATTGAGGTAGGGGGTAAGCCTTTTCTCCGTCTTACCCTCAAGTATGGCCCCCGCCGTGAACAGGTCATCAAGCACATCCGCCGGGTGAGCCGTCCAGGGCGCCGGGTGTATGTGACCGCCGAGAACGTGCCCAACGTGCGCCGCGGCCTGGGGCTGGCAATTGTCTCCACTTCCAAAGGCCTGCTGCCCGACCGTGAAGCCCGCAAGCTGGGTGTTGGCGGGGAAGTAATTTGCGAGGTGTGGTAA
- the rplB gene encoding 50S ribosomal protein L2, protein MAVKKFRPYTPSRRFMTVADFSELTKKRPEKSLTAPMKKTGGRNNQGRTTSRFISGGHKQLYRIIDFRRRDKAGIPARVAAIEYDPNRTARIALLFYRDGEKRYILAPDALKVDTIVTSGPEAPISVGNALPLRFIPVGTVIHAVELEPGKGAKMARSAGTSVQVQGREGDYVILRLPSGELRKVHGECYATIGVVSNADHKNIVLGKAGRKRHLGRKGHVRGTAMNPVDHPHGGGEGRAPRGRPPVSPWGQQAKGLKTRKKKKPSSALIVSRRK, encoded by the coding sequence ATGGCAGTAAAGAAATTCAGACCCTATACCCCATCGCGCCGCTTTATGACGGTGGCCGACTTCTCTGAGCTGACTAAAAAGCGCCCCGAGAAGAGCCTGACCGCCCCGATGAAGAAAACCGGGGGGCGCAACAACCAAGGCCGCACCACCAGCCGCTTCATCTCTGGTGGTCACAAGCAGCTTTACCGCATCATTGACTTCCGCCGGCGGGATAAAGCTGGTATTCCTGCCCGGGTAGCGGCCATCGAGTACGACCCCAACCGCACCGCCCGTATCGCCCTGCTGTTCTACCGCGACGGTGAAAAGCGCTATATCCTGGCCCCCGATGCCCTGAAGGTCGATACCATCGTCACCAGCGGCCCCGAGGCGCCCATCTCGGTGGGCAATGCCCTGCCGCTGCGCTTTATTCCGGTGGGTACGGTGATTCACGCGGTGGAGCTCGAGCCCGGTAAGGGCGCCAAGATGGCCCGCAGCGCTGGTACCAGCGTGCAGGTGCAGGGCCGCGAAGGCGATTACGTGATTTTGCGCCTGCCCTCCGGTGAGCTGCGCAAGGTGCACGGCGAGTGCTATGCCACCATTGGGGTGGTATCCAACGCCGATCACAAGAACATCGTGCTGGGTAAAGCCGGCCGCAAGCGCCACCTGGGCCGCAAGGGCCATGTGCGCGGTACCGCCATGAACCCGGTAGACCACCCGCACGGTGGTGGTGAAGGCCGCGCGCCGCGGGGCCGTCCGCCAGTCTCGCCCTGGGGCCAGCAGGCCAAAGGTCTCAAGACCCGCAAAAAGAAGAAGCCCTCGAGCGCACTCATCGTGTCTCGTCGCAAGTAG
- the rpmD gene encoding 50S ribosomal protein L30 — MATLKVRLVKSPIGYPKDQKVALKVLGLTKMNRVREIQDNPAMRGQIRKVAHLVEVLE, encoded by the coding sequence ATGGCGACCCTGAAGGTGCGTTTGGTCAAGAGCCCCATCGGCTACCCCAAGGATCAAAAGGTGGCTCTCAAGGTGCTGGGCTTGACCAAGATGAACCGCGTGCGCGAGATACAGGATAACCCTGCAATGCGCGGTCAAATTCGCAAGGTGGCCCACCTGGTGGAGGTGCTGGAGTGA
- the rplR gene encoding 50S ribosomal protein L18 produces the protein MARLTTEDRRKFRVRNAVKASGRLRLSVHRSLQHIYAQIIDDSKGHTLVATSSKSLKLSGNKTEVARKVGLAIAEAAKAKGISQVVFDRGAFKYHGRVKALAEGAREGGLEF, from the coding sequence GTGGCCCGTTTGACCACTGAAGATCGCCGCAAGTTTCGGGTTCGCAACGCCGTAAAGGCTTCTGGGCGCCTGCGTTTGAGCGTACACCGCAGCTTGCAGCACATTTACGCTCAAATCATTGACGATAGCAAAGGACACACCCTGGTGGCCACCTCGAGCAAATCCCTCAAGCTTTCGGGTAACAAGACCGAGGTGGCTAGAAAGGTGGGCCTGGCTATCGCGGAGGCCGCCAAAGCCAAGGGTATATCTCAGGTAGTGTTCGACCGGGGTGCGTTCAAATACCATGGGCGTGTGAAAGCCCTAGCCGAAGGAGCCCGTGAGGGTGGGTTGGAGTTCTAA
- the rpsQ gene encoding 30S ribosomal protein S17 yields the protein MPKKVLTGVVVSDKAQKTVTVLVERQMQHPLYGKVIKQSKKYLAHDENDQYKLGDIVEIREATPISKNKKFVVVGRIEEGRMDLVERYLLRKERGKA from the coding sequence ATGCCTAAAAAAGTTCTTACCGGCGTGGTGGTGAGCGATAAGGCGCAGAAGACCGTTACGGTTCTGGTCGAGCGCCAGATGCAGCACCCGCTGTATGGCAAGGTGATCAAGCAGTCCAAGAAATACCTTGCCCACGATGAAAACGATCAGTACAAGCTAGGGGACATCGTGGAGATTCGGGAAGCCACCCCCATCTCCAAAAACAAGAAGTTTGTGGTGGTTGGGCGTATCGAGGAAGGTCGTATGGATCTTGTCGAGCGCTACCTCTTGCGCAAGGAGCGTGGTAAAGCGTGA
- the rpmC gene encoding 50S ribosomal protein L29: protein MPTTKPSELRKLSVAELQKRIQDTKKELMELRFQASIGQLDKNHRVSEARREIARMMTVLGEKVKAQAPRAKKA, encoded by the coding sequence ATGCCTACGACGAAGCCCAGTGAGCTGCGCAAACTTTCGGTGGCCGAGCTACAAAAGCGCATCCAGGACACCAAGAAGGAGCTGATGGAATTGCGCTTCCAGGCTAGCATCGGCCAGCTAGATAAAAACCATCGGGTTTCGGAAGCCAGGCGGGAAATTGCCCGCATGATGACTGTGCTGGGCGAAAAAGTCAAAGCACAAGCGCCCCGCGCCAAGAAAGCCTGA
- the rplP gene encoding 50S ribosomal protein L16, which produces MLMPKRMKYRKAHRGRMRGTAKGGDYVAFGDWGLVAMEPSWVTSQQIEAARVAMVRHFRRGGKIFIRIFPDKPYTKKPLEVRMGKGKGNVEGYVAVVKPGRVMFEVSGVTEEQAREALRLAGHKLPIKTKVVRRDAYDEAQ; this is translated from the coding sequence ATGCTGATGCCCAAGCGCATGAAGTACCGCAAGGCCCACCGGGGTCGTATGCGGGGTACGGCCAAGGGCGGTGACTACGTGGCCTTTGGCGATTGGGGTTTGGTGGCGATGGAGCCCTCCTGGGTTACCAGCCAGCAGATCGAGGCGGCCCGTGTGGCCATGGTGCGCCACTTCCGCCGCGGCGGTAAAATTTTTATCCGTATCTTCCCGGATAAGCCCTACACCAAGAAGCCGCTGGAAGTGCGGATGGGTAAAGGTAAAGGGAACGTAGAAGGGTATGTGGCTGTGGTAAAGCCGGGGCGCGTGATGTTCGAGGTGTCCGGCGTGACGGAAGAACAGGCCCGTGAGGCCCTGCGCCTGGCTGGCCACAAGCTGCCCATTAAGACCAAGGTGGTGAGACGCGATGCCTACGACGAAGCCCAGTGA
- the rpsC gene encoding 30S ribosomal protein S3, producing the protein MGNKINPVGLRLGITRDFESRWYAGKKAYAKTLEEDRLIRALIEKELHQAGLARIDIERAADNVTVMVYAAKPGVVIGRGGETIKRLRETLQSRFPGKTVALNVQEVGNPNLSAPLVAQRVAEQIERRFAVRRSIKQAVQRVRESGALGAKIVVSGRIGGAEQARVEWAAEGRVPLHTLRANIDYGTARAETTYGSLGVKAYVFMGEVIGGKKVVPGAAPAARPAAPKRDQDGKPRRRSAVRKAGATGKEGGE; encoded by the coding sequence ATGGGTAACAAGATCAATCCCGTGGGGCTGCGCCTGGGTATCACCCGCGATTTTGAGTCGCGCTGGTACGCTGGCAAAAAAGCCTACGCTAAAACCCTGGAAGAAGATCGCCTGATCCGTGCCCTTATCGAGAAGGAGCTGCACCAGGCTGGCCTGGCCCGCATCGATATCGAGCGCGCGGCCGACAACGTCACCGTCATGGTGTATGCGGCCAAGCCCGGTGTGGTAATTGGGCGCGGGGGCGAGACCATCAAGCGCCTGCGTGAGACCTTGCAAAGCCGGTTCCCTGGTAAGACCGTGGCCCTCAACGTGCAGGAAGTGGGTAACCCCAACCTCTCTGCGCCCTTGGTGGCCCAGCGTGTGGCCGAGCAGATCGAACGCCGCTTCGCGGTGCGCCGCAGCATCAAGCAAGCGGTGCAGCGGGTGCGGGAGTCGGGTGCGCTGGGGGCCAAAATTGTGGTTTCGGGCCGCATCGGCGGCGCTGAGCAGGCCCGGGTCGAATGGGCTGCCGAGGGGCGGGTTCCCCTGCATACCCTGCGGGCCAACATCGACTATGGAACAGCCAGGGCCGAGACCACCTACGGCTCGCTTGGGGTCAAGGCCTATGTTTTCATGGGTGAAGTGATCGGCGGTAAGAAGGTGGTGCCGGGCGCTGCGCCTGCAGCTCGTCCGGCGGCGCCAAAACGCGACCAGGACGGTAAACCTCGTCGCCGCTCGGCGGTTCGCAAGGCTGGGGCGACGGGCAAAGAAGGGGGCGAATAA
- the rplX gene encoding 50S ribosomal protein L24: MKVHVKKGDTVIVLSGKEGLRGETGKVKAVMPKEGLVVVEGLNLIKRAVRPNPRNPQGGFIETEAPIHASKVMPICPSCEKPTRIRKKVLPDGTKVRACAKCDGVLDTK, encoded by the coding sequence ATGAAGGTACATGTTAAGAAAGGGGACACGGTGATTGTTCTTTCCGGCAAGGAAGGACTTCGCGGTGAAACCGGAAAAGTCAAGGCTGTTATGCCCAAAGAAGGGCTGGTCGTGGTCGAGGGGCTGAACCTCATCAAGCGCGCAGTGCGGCCCAACCCCCGCAACCCCCAGGGGGGCTTTATCGAGACCGAGGCGCCCATCCATGCCTCCAAGGTCATGCCGATTTGTCCAAGCTGCGAGAAGCCGACCCGTATCCGCAAGAAAGTGCTGCCCGACGGCACCAAGGTGCGCGCCTGCGCTAAATGCGATGGCGTGCTGGATACCAAGTAA
- the rplC gene encoding 50S ribosomal protein L3 → MKGILGTKVGMTQIWKGDKAVPVTVILAGPCPVVQRKTIEKDGYEAVQLGFQSQKPQRVNKPAKGHFAKAGVEPVKYLRELRGFNPEGDTVTVSIFNVGEVVDVTGTSKGHGFTGVMKKWNFAGGNDSHGAHKIHRHGGSIGNRKTPGRVFKGKKMAGRWGNERVTIQGLEVVDVLENENLILVKGSVPGANGSLVVVRQTSKVPAVKAGKGGK, encoded by the coding sequence ATGAAGGGCATTCTTGGGACTAAAGTGGGCATGACCCAGATCTGGAAGGGCGATAAGGCTGTGCCTGTAACGGTAATCCTGGCCGGCCCCTGCCCGGTGGTACAGCGTAAAACCATCGAGAAAGATGGGTATGAAGCGGTGCAGCTCGGCTTCCAGAGCCAGAAGCCGCAGCGGGTTAACAAGCCGGCCAAGGGCCATTTTGCCAAGGCGGGCGTGGAGCCCGTGAAGTACCTGCGCGAGCTGCGCGGCTTCAACCCCGAGGGCGACACCGTGACGGTGAGTATTTTCAACGTAGGGGAAGTGGTGGATGTAACCGGCACCTCTAAGGGCCACGGCTTTACCGGCGTGATGAAGAAGTGGAACTTTGCCGGTGGTAACGACTCGCACGGTGCTCACAAGATTCACCGCCACGGGGGTTCGATCGGTAACCGCAAGACCCCAGGCCGGGTTTTTAAGGGTAAGAAGATGGCCGGACGCTGGGGCAACGAGCGGGTGACGATCCAGGGCCTCGAGGTCGTGGATGTGCTCGAGAACGAAAACCTGATTCTGGTCAAGGGTTCGGTGCCGGGGGCCAATGGCAGCCTGGTGGTGGTGCGCCAGACCAGTAAGGTGCCCGCCGTCAAGGCCGGAAAGGGAGGTAAGTGA
- the rpsN gene encoding 30S ribosomal protein S14, with protein sequence MAKKSQVEKMKRKLKTIAKYAAKRAALKAAGDYAALAELPRDASPTRHKNRCAVTGRSKAYMRYFGLSRLQFREMAHKGQLPGVKKASW encoded by the coding sequence ATGGCTAAGAAATCTCAGGTCGAGAAGATGAAGCGCAAACTCAAGACCATCGCCAAGTACGCCGCCAAGCGGGCCGCCCTCAAAGCAGCGGGCGACTATGCCGCGCTGGCCGAACTGCCGCGCGATGCCAGTCCTACCCGCCACAAGAACCGCTGTGCGGTGACGGGTCGCTCCAAGGCCTATATGCGTTACTTTGGTCTTTCGCGCCTTCAGTTCCGCGAGATGGCCCATAAGGGTCAGCTACCCGGTGTCAAGAAAGCCAGCTGGTAA
- the rpsE gene encoding 30S ribosomal protein S5, which translates to MPETDFEEKMILVRRTSKTYQGGRRFRFGALVAVGDRQGRVGLGLGKAKEVPMAVQKANNYAKRDMIEVPLHNGTIPHEISVTWGSSTILLRPAAPGTGVIAGQVPRAILELAGITDILTKELGSRNPVNIAYATMEALRQLQTWDDVKRLRKTPAKPEEVA; encoded by the coding sequence ATGCCTGAAACCGATTTTGAAGAAAAGATGATCCTGGTGCGCCGTACCTCCAAAACCTACCAAGGAGGACGCCGCTTCCGCTTCGGAGCGCTGGTGGCTGTGGGCGACCGGCAGGGCCGGGTGGGCCTGGGCCTGGGTAAAGCCAAAGAAGTGCCCATGGCTGTCCAGAAGGCCAACAACTACGCCAAGCGCGATATGATCGAGGTGCCCTTGCACAACGGCACCATTCCCCACGAAATCAGCGTGACCTGGGGTTCTTCTACCATCCTGCTGCGCCCCGCAGCGCCAGGTACAGGGGTTATCGCGGGCCAGGTGCCGCGCGCCATCCTCGAGCTGGCTGGTATTACCGATATCCTTACCAAGGAGCTGGGCTCCCGCAACCCGGTAAACATCGCTTATGCCACCATGGAGGCGCTGCGGCAGCTCCAGACCTGGGATGATGTGAAGCGCTTACGTAAGACCCCGGCTAAGCCGGAGGAGGTGGCCTGA
- the rplD gene encoding 50S ribosomal protein L4, with the protein MYNLPVLGSNKTVEAALPEKVKSHVLYEVVRWQLASRRRGTAATKTRGMVNFTTKKMYAQKHTGRARHGDYGAPIFVGGGTVFGPQPRDYSYTLPKKVRKLGLAMALADRAKEGKFFLVEDFKGVNGKTKEFVAWLKAHNLEGPSILLVTSDEKVARAARNLPKVRVLAPEGLNVYDIMRQEALVMEASAWEGVQAKLGQGEGGEA; encoded by the coding sequence ATGTACAACCTTCCGGTGCTCGGAAGCAACAAGACTGTGGAAGCGGCGCTTCCCGAAAAAGTAAAGAGCCATGTGCTCTACGAGGTGGTGCGCTGGCAACTGGCCTCGCGCCGCCGGGGTACCGCGGCCACCAAGACCCGCGGCATGGTGAACTTCACCACCAAAAAAATGTACGCGCAAAAACACACCGGCCGGGCCCGCCACGGTGACTACGGCGCCCCCATCTTCGTAGGGGGTGGTACGGTTTTTGGGCCGCAGCCCCGCGACTACAGCTACACCCTGCCCAAGAAAGTGCGCAAGCTGGGTCTTGCGATGGCCCTGGCTGACCGCGCTAAAGAGGGCAAGTTCTTCCTGGTGGAAGACTTTAAGGGCGTGAACGGTAAAACCAAAGAGTTTGTGGCCTGGCTCAAAGCCCACAACCTCGAGGGCCCTTCCATCCTGCTGGTCACCAGCGATGAGAAGGTGGCCCGCGCCGCCCGTAACCTGCCCAAGGTGCGGGTGCTGGCCCCCGAGGGGCTCAACGTCTACGACATCATGCGCCAGGAGGCGTTGGTCATGGAAGCCTCAGCCTGGGAAGGCGTACAGGCCAAGCTAGGCCAGGGCGAGGGGGGTGAGGCCTGA
- the rplF gene encoding 50S ribosomal protein L6: MSRIGKQPITLPKGVTVEVAPGLVKVKGAKGELTVPVHPDLIIKNEGGTVTVSRPSDSRTHKSLHGLTRTLIANAVQGVSVGFVKEMLISGTGYRAAMQGKNLELTVGHSHKDIVTPPNGITFEVPEPTRIRVIGIDKQLVGQVAANVRAVRPPDAYHAKGIRYADEVVKTKPGKTAGK; this comes from the coding sequence ATGAGCCGCATCGGGAAACAACCCATCACCCTACCCAAGGGCGTGACCGTAGAAGTGGCCCCGGGCTTGGTCAAGGTCAAGGGAGCCAAAGGCGAGTTGACCGTACCCGTACACCCCGACTTGATCATCAAGAACGAAGGGGGCACGGTTACCGTTAGCCGTCCTTCGGACAGCCGCACCCACAAAAGCCTGCACGGCCTGACCCGCACCCTGATTGCCAATGCGGTTCAGGGTGTTTCGGTTGGGTTCGTTAAGGAGATGCTGATTAGTGGCACCGGTTACCGTGCCGCTATGCAGGGCAAGAACCTCGAGCTCACCGTGGGTCACAGCCATAAGGACATCGTCACTCCGCCCAACGGCATTACCTTTGAGGTGCCTGAACCGACCAGGATTCGGGTAATTGGCATCGATAAGCAGCTTGTGGGCCAGGTAGCGGCCAATGTGCGGGCTGTGCGGCCGCCCGATGCCTACCATGCCAAGGGCATCCGCTATGCCGATGAGGTAGTCAAGACCAAGCCCGGTAAGACCGCTGGCAAGTAG
- the rplO gene encoding 50S ribosomal protein L15 yields the protein MKLTDIRPNQGANKQRKRVGRGPGSGHGKTAGRGHKGQKSRSGGVKNPARFEGGRSTLIMRLPKRGMKGASHGELKRVEYQVVNVGAIAKHFASGEVGPEALVQAGLVRPGYPVKVLALGDANGVKVRAHKFSQAAVEKLKAAGGEAIVIEGA from the coding sequence GTGAAACTTACTGATATTCGTCCCAACCAAGGGGCCAACAAGCAGCGCAAACGTGTGGGTCGGGGCCCCGGTTCCGGCCACGGCAAGACGGCTGGGCGGGGCCACAAAGGTCAGAAATCCCGTTCCGGCGGCGTGAAGAACCCGGCGCGTTTTGAAGGTGGGCGCTCCACCCTGATTATGCGTTTGCCCAAACGGGGTATGAAAGGCGCTTCCCACGGGGAACTCAAGCGAGTGGAGTACCAGGTGGTCAATGTGGGCGCCATTGCCAAGCACTTTGCTTCTGGCGAGGTGGGCCCGGAGGCCCTGGTTCAGGCCGGCCTGGTGCGCCCTGGCTACCCGGTGAAGGTGCTGGCTCTAGGTGATGCCAATGGAGTGAAGGTGCGGGCTCACAAATTTTCCCAGGCTGCTGTGGAAAAACTCAAAGCGGCGGGTGGGGAAGCCATTGTGATCGAGGGGGCCTAA